One window of the Archangium primigenium genome contains the following:
- a CDS encoding GON domain-containing protein, which produces MKTPSRSVPSLRLALLGLASLTSACGEAEAPPSGAREELSTLSRALPPPLRPATCAELRQATPDAPDGEYLLFASGDAMRAWAAWCHDMAGTPTEYLTLAQTGPDTNVSEYFAGGVSPGTSVRTAYTRLRINPHTLTVDTGDQRFATSTGQLTHSPDTVKAMPYATAMSCTGDYRLGTAAIDLRGTGFMLLGGQFQPSGNAPDGSTQYGSQMQTATLRGGGYCGWNAPQGSYNPYNQNGALLHLRHDTMRTPASCAEVRQAFPDARDGTYVLYVNRLAVHPWLAYCHDMAGTPTEYLPLVRTGPDANFSEYVAGGPSQGTTVRTAYTRLRLDPSTHTVDTGDQRFATSTGELIHDPDTVKAMPYAVAMTCDGRSQAMASIDLRGTAFEVLKGQLTPGGSGAYGDVQTLQEHQHLVLSGGGYCGWVARGGSYNPYNQSGLPLALNYRGF; this is translated from the coding sequence ATGAAGACCCCGTCCCGTTCTGTCCCGTCCCTCCGCCTCGCCCTCCTGGGGCTCGCCTCGCTCACCTCCGCCTGTGGCGAGGCCGAGGCCCCCCCGTCCGGAGCGCGCGAGGAGCTGAGCACCCTGAGCCGCGCCCTGCCGCCGCCCTTGCGGCCCGCCACCTGCGCCGAGCTCCGCCAGGCCACGCCGGACGCGCCGGACGGGGAGTACCTGCTGTTCGCCTCGGGCGACGCGATGCGCGCCTGGGCCGCCTGGTGCCACGACATGGCGGGCACCCCCACCGAGTACCTCACGCTCGCCCAGACGGGCCCGGACACCAACGTCTCCGAGTACTTCGCGGGCGGGGTCTCGCCGGGCACCTCCGTGCGCACGGCGTACACCCGGCTGCGCATCAACCCCCACACCCTCACCGTGGACACCGGGGACCAGCGCTTCGCCACCTCCACGGGCCAGCTCACCCACAGCCCCGACACGGTGAAGGCCATGCCCTACGCCACCGCCATGTCCTGCACGGGCGACTACCGCCTGGGCACGGCCGCCATCGACCTGCGCGGCACGGGCTTCATGCTGCTCGGCGGGCAGTTCCAGCCCTCGGGCAACGCGCCGGACGGCTCCACCCAGTATGGCAGCCAGATGCAGACCGCGACGCTCCGGGGCGGGGGGTACTGCGGCTGGAACGCGCCCCAGGGCAGCTACAACCCCTACAACCAGAACGGCGCCCTGCTCCATCTGCGGCACGACACGATGCGCACCCCCGCGAGCTGCGCCGAGGTGCGCCAGGCCTTCCCCGACGCCCGGGACGGCACCTACGTGCTGTACGTGAACCGCCTCGCCGTGCACCCCTGGCTCGCGTACTGCCACGACATGGCGGGCACGCCCACCGAATACCTCCCGCTCGTGCGCACGGGTCCGGACGCCAACTTCTCCGAGTACGTCGCGGGCGGGCCCTCGCAGGGCACCACCGTGCGCACGGCCTACACCCGGCTGCGCCTGGACCCCAGCACGCACACCGTGGACACGGGGGACCAGCGCTTCGCCACCTCCACGGGCGAGCTGATCCACGACCCGGACACGGTGAAGGCCATGCCCTACGCCGTCGCCATGACCTGTGATGGCAGGAGCCAGGCCATGGCCTCCATCGACCTGCGCGGCACGGCCTTCGAGGTGCTCAAGGGCCAGCTCACGCCGGGCGGCTCCGGGGCGTACGGCGACGTGCAGACGCTGCAGGAGCACCAGCACCTGGTGCTCTCGGGCGGCGGCTACTGCGGCTGGGTGGCCCGGGGCGGCAGCTACAACCCGTACAACCAGAGCGGCCTGCCGCTCGCCCTGAACTACCGGGGCTTCTAG
- a CDS encoding restriction endonuclease subunit S: MGLPVSRHQAKEGELAILEPVLSVGDIEAGRIAARTELPQVPLRPGSLDRFRVQPDDLLVSCRGTVLKVALVSENEASLLVSSNLIVARPGTRILPSVLLALFRSSAWQGQMRLRARSSSGLVQLTVKDIENLPVPVPPLALQQELAKLIEAEQEHHQAALRVAALRRDLVDGMVAELLLSAVGKAEPHESENG; the protein is encoded by the coding sequence GTGGGTTTGCCCGTATCCCGGCACCAAGCCAAAGAAGGCGAACTGGCGATCCTGGAGCCCGTGCTCAGTGTCGGAGACATCGAGGCGGGGCGGATTGCCGCTCGAACTGAATTGCCGCAAGTGCCGTTGCGCCCGGGTTCCCTGGACCGATTTCGTGTTCAACCGGATGATCTGCTCGTCTCCTGTCGGGGCACCGTCCTGAAGGTGGCGCTGGTATCTGAGAATGAGGCCTCGCTCCTGGTCAGCTCGAACCTCATCGTGGCGAGGCCGGGAACGCGGATTCTCCCCTCTGTCTTGCTGGCACTTTTTCGAAGTTCGGCGTGGCAGGGACAAATGCGTCTTCGGGCACGGTCCTCCTCAGGATTGGTTCAGCTCACCGTGAAAGACATCGAGAACCTGCCCGTTCCTGTACCGCCTCTGGCATTGCAGCAGGAACTCGCCAAACTCATTGAGGCAGAGCAAGAACACCATCAGGCGGCGTTACGGGTAGCGGCCCTGCGCCGTGACCTCGTGGACGGTATGGTCGCGGAGCTCTTGTTGTCAGCTGTAGGGAAGGCGGAGCCACATGAGTCCGAAAACGGCTGA
- a CDS encoding HsdM family class I SAM-dependent methyltransferase — protein sequence MGVLRAHGSTQHDAAGYILRLLLLKMLSDTADGSSSSRGTRFVVPPSARWSRLLGISAVDLGDCINNACAVLEEVNPSLDRLLTKADFNSIELGRQVLHELVHTLSSLPPLREALVLNGHLGEAADAFLHRLAETSGRGVGLYYTPPSMARLLAELLAPSDGMRLYDPVCGVGGFLLESARWVASHTEMSLPRAAASLVLHGHERNAEQWALCRINLLLHGISDANVKLGDALWSPFTGAAGKLLEYDRILADPPWGAREWGAERAAEDAFGRFDPVPPAHGADYAFVQHCLASLSEQGMAALLMPRGVLFRGGGEEHIRGKLLQEDRFEAIIGLPRNILYETPIAPVVLILRRGKSTDRRGRVLFVDASHLGTTKARRRVLSRDDIHWVGRIFREFDGDKRYACAVPLDEIAKANWNLNVELYVKSDEASAPFDLEARLNAIAAVEAQREAAARHMDAAIGRLRRLYPFDS from the coding sequence ATGGGCGTCCTTCGTGCGCATGGTTCGACTCAGCACGATGCGGCAGGCTACATCCTCCGATTACTGCTTTTGAAGATGCTGAGCGATACTGCGGATGGCTCATCCTCTTCGCGAGGGACTCGGTTCGTCGTGCCTCCTTCGGCACGGTGGTCTCGACTGTTGGGCATTTCTGCCGTCGACTTGGGTGACTGTATCAATAATGCGTGCGCCGTGTTGGAGGAGGTCAACCCCTCGCTGGACAGGCTCCTGACGAAGGCTGATTTCAATTCCATTGAGTTGGGCAGGCAGGTGCTGCACGAATTGGTCCATACGCTTTCCTCTCTCCCTCCGCTGCGCGAAGCATTGGTATTGAATGGTCATTTGGGAGAAGCTGCCGACGCGTTCCTCCATCGGTTGGCGGAGACAAGCGGTCGAGGCGTTGGTTTGTACTATACGCCGCCCTCGATGGCGCGGCTCCTGGCCGAACTCTTGGCTCCAAGTGACGGCATGCGCCTCTACGACCCTGTTTGCGGCGTGGGCGGATTCCTCTTGGAGTCAGCGCGCTGGGTTGCCTCCCATACTGAAATGAGTCTGCCCCGCGCGGCGGCCTCTCTGGTTCTGCATGGCCACGAGAGGAACGCGGAACAGTGGGCCTTGTGCCGGATAAACCTGCTGCTGCACGGTATCTCCGATGCCAACGTCAAACTCGGGGATGCCTTGTGGTCTCCATTCACAGGGGCAGCTGGGAAGTTGCTCGAATACGACAGGATCCTGGCGGACCCTCCATGGGGAGCGCGTGAGTGGGGGGCGGAACGGGCTGCGGAAGATGCCTTTGGACGCTTTGATCCCGTGCCGCCCGCTCATGGAGCGGACTATGCATTCGTACAACATTGTCTGGCCTCTCTTTCCGAGCAAGGCATGGCCGCGCTCTTGATGCCGCGCGGAGTGCTCTTCCGTGGAGGTGGCGAGGAGCACATTCGCGGCAAGCTCCTGCAAGAGGACCGGTTTGAAGCCATCATCGGTCTGCCGAGGAACATTCTTTACGAGACACCCATTGCGCCCGTTGTCTTGATCTTGAGGCGGGGGAAGTCTACAGATCGAAGGGGACGGGTGCTGTTCGTTGATGCCTCTCACTTGGGGACGACGAAAGCGAGACGACGCGTACTGTCACGAGACGACATTCATTGGGTTGGGAGGATTTTCCGGGAATTCGATGGCGACAAACGCTATGCGTGTGCGGTTCCCTTGGATGAAATAGCGAAGGCCAACTGGAACTTAAACGTCGAACTGTATGTCAAGAGTGATGAGGCCAGCGCACCATTCGATCTTGAGGCGCGACTCAACGCGATCGCCGCTGTTGAGGCTCAGCGAGAGGCGGCTGCACGGCATATGGATGCAGCCATTGGCAGGCTGAGGCGTCTGTACCCCTTCGATTCTTGA
- a CDS encoding molecular chaperone DnaJ, producing MSLPSAAPLASESALLRVVPPPGDTPLARAERRLAELLAEIDALDSGLESLNQELERFARAYEDTLAAPSEEVGRAERLLRRLRSLQDAVAALTRQLEQPPPAAPPKRRPEATAPRATPAPAPPEDADEDFEDFEDDDAPEDAGARPAGAPRAALPEPGAEDEAGLLKRLRRRLARLLHPDLAQSDAERTRLEALMVRVNVAYAAGDRATLELLAARVGAGEPEALSEDERLAHLERRIHVLSTAAHSLRQQRERLRATATARLYEEARRREAEGRDYLSESRGELDEERAELARDARARMRQLERAARTLTHLRNQRMTTLPERAKGRKPRVFDPVLESPLVRQGVLRLERQRATPAARELARRLEDTVTQEPWQVALTLMAFFAEAAGRPPPGLDTSDAWAERYELWRELDMPGAPPYDQALTRLPRHLELGLRVMKKEVRFGLQLREAELLAAVPLALQRADVAERGRSVLAVIGPQEQCKACGEEVLLQHLLRTRGLDELNGLVCPLCAHTQKSYWLYSRTEGQEALLPHALRLGTVVEQGVRLGGTSVGFQLLPEEREALTAARLRQRLVDLYLQPYAVELAPEHVRLVQGGRELEDEALVGRGGVTVRLAPEAGTSEAEVLELLRARIERRFRPDTSR from the coding sequence ATGTCCCTTCCGTCCGCCGCCCCGCTCGCCTCCGAGTCGGCCCTGCTTCGCGTCGTGCCGCCCCCCGGGGACACCCCGCTGGCCCGGGCCGAGCGGCGCCTGGCCGAGCTGCTCGCGGAGATCGACGCCCTGGACTCGGGCCTGGAGTCGCTCAACCAGGAGCTGGAGCGCTTCGCCCGCGCCTACGAGGACACCCTGGCCGCGCCCTCCGAGGAGGTGGGCCGCGCCGAGCGGCTCCTGCGCCGGCTGCGCTCACTTCAGGACGCGGTCGCCGCGCTCACGCGCCAGCTCGAGCAGCCGCCCCCCGCCGCGCCCCCCAAGCGCCGCCCCGAGGCCACCGCCCCGCGCGCGACCCCCGCGCCCGCGCCGCCCGAGGACGCGGACGAGGACTTCGAGGACTTCGAGGACGACGACGCGCCCGAGGACGCCGGCGCCCGCCCCGCCGGAGCCCCCCGCGCGGCGCTGCCCGAGCCCGGCGCGGAGGACGAAGCGGGGCTGCTCAAGCGGCTGCGCCGGCGGCTCGCGCGGCTGTTGCACCCGGACCTGGCGCAGTCGGACGCCGAGCGCACGCGGCTGGAAGCGCTCATGGTGCGCGTCAACGTCGCCTACGCGGCGGGAGACCGGGCCACGCTGGAGCTGCTCGCGGCCCGGGTGGGCGCGGGCGAGCCGGAGGCGCTGAGCGAGGACGAGCGGCTCGCGCACCTGGAGCGGCGGATCCACGTCCTGTCCACGGCGGCCCACTCGCTGCGCCAGCAGCGCGAGCGCCTGCGCGCCACGGCCACCGCGCGCCTGTACGAGGAGGCCCGGCGCCGCGAGGCCGAGGGCCGGGACTACCTGAGCGAGTCGCGCGGGGAGCTGGACGAGGAGCGGGCCGAGCTGGCGCGCGACGCGCGGGCCCGGATGCGGCAGCTGGAGCGCGCCGCGCGCACGCTCACCCACCTGAGGAACCAACGCATGACCACCCTCCCCGAGCGCGCCAAGGGCCGCAAGCCGCGCGTCTTCGATCCGGTGCTGGAGAGTCCGCTGGTGCGCCAGGGCGTGCTGCGCCTGGAGCGGCAGCGCGCCACGCCCGCCGCGCGCGAGCTGGCGCGGCGGCTGGAGGACACCGTCACCCAGGAGCCCTGGCAGGTGGCGCTCACGCTCATGGCCTTCTTCGCCGAGGCCGCGGGCCGCCCGCCCCCGGGCCTGGACACGAGCGACGCCTGGGCCGAGCGCTACGAGCTGTGGCGCGAGCTGGACATGCCGGGGGCGCCCCCCTACGACCAGGCGCTCACGCGGCTGCCGCGCCACCTGGAGCTGGGCCTGCGGGTGATGAAGAAGGAGGTGCGCTTCGGGCTGCAGCTGCGCGAGGCGGAACTCCTGGCCGCGGTGCCCCTGGCGCTGCAGCGCGCGGACGTGGCCGAGCGGGGCCGCTCGGTGCTGGCGGTGATCGGCCCCCAGGAGCAGTGCAAGGCGTGCGGCGAGGAGGTGCTCCTGCAGCACCTGCTCCGCACGCGAGGGCTCGACGAGCTCAACGGCTTGGTGTGTCCGCTGTGCGCCCACACGCAGAAGAGCTACTGGCTCTACAGCCGCACCGAGGGCCAGGAGGCGCTGCTGCCGCACGCGCTGCGGCTGGGCACGGTGGTGGAGCAGGGGGTGCGCCTGGGCGGCACGAGCGTGGGCTTCCAACTGCTCCCCGAGGAGCGCGAGGCGCTCACGGCGGCCCGGCTGCGCCAGCGCCTGGTGGACCTGTACCTCCAGCCCTACGCGGTGGAGCTGGCCCCCGAGCACGTGCGGCTGGTACAGGGGGGCCGGGAGCTGGAGGACGAGGCCCTGGTGGGCCGGGGCGGCGTCACCGTGCGGCTCGCGCCCGAGGCGGGCACGAGCGAGGCGGAGGTGCTGGAGCTGCTCCGCGCGCGCATCGAGCGGCGCTTCCGCCCCGACACCTCCCGGTAG
- a CDS encoding MBL fold metallo-hydrolase, translated as MRIHHLNGATLCPWGRQRLLGGGNQHLVCHCLLLETEAGLVLVDTALGLEDHHAPSRQGVRDGMRAMRPTWDEAETMARQVERLGFRREDVRHIVLTHLDLDHAGGLADFPRARVHVSATEHTAAMEKRSLFERMRYQGVQWAHAPDWKLYDAARGERWFGFDCVRGLEGLPPEILLVPLVGHTRGHCAVAVDRGDRWLLHAGDAYFFHGEMAPEDHCSLGLRVMQNLLQMKGRERHENRARLRELVRTQSDKVRVFCAHDPEELRQLATSSGA; from the coding sequence ATGCGCATTCACCATCTGAACGGGGCCACACTGTGTCCGTGGGGACGCCAGCGGCTGCTCGGCGGGGGAAACCAGCACCTCGTGTGCCACTGCCTGCTGTTGGAGACGGAGGCGGGACTCGTGCTGGTGGACACCGCGCTCGGACTGGAGGATCACCACGCCCCCTCGCGCCAGGGCGTGCGCGACGGCATGCGCGCCATGCGGCCCACCTGGGACGAGGCGGAGACGATGGCCCGGCAGGTGGAGCGCCTCGGCTTCCGGCGCGAGGACGTGCGCCACATCGTGCTCACCCACCTGGACCTGGACCACGCCGGCGGCCTGGCGGACTTCCCGCGGGCGCGGGTGCACGTGTCCGCCACCGAGCACACGGCCGCCATGGAGAAGCGCTCCCTCTTCGAGCGCATGCGCTACCAGGGCGTGCAGTGGGCGCACGCGCCGGACTGGAAGCTGTACGACGCGGCCCGGGGCGAGCGCTGGTTCGGCTTCGACTGCGTGCGCGGGCTGGAGGGCCTGCCCCCGGAAATCCTCCTCGTGCCGCTGGTGGGCCACACGCGCGGCCACTGCGCGGTGGCGGTGGACCGGGGGGACCGCTGGCTGCTGCACGCCGGGGACGCCTACTTCTTCCACGGGGAGATGGCGCCCGAGGACCACTGCTCCCTGGGCCTGCGGGTGATGCAGAACCTGCTCCAGATGAAGGGCCGCGAGCGCCACGAGAACCGGGCCCGGCTGCGCGAGCTCGTGCGCACCCAGTCCGACAAGGTGCGCGTGTTCTGCGCCCACGATCCCGAGGAGCTGCGCCAGCTGGCTACTTCTTCGGGGGCGTAG
- a CDS encoding M15 family metallopeptidase yields MFSGLAGWVLLPWAALSRAEDAAPPRALACLSRWYAVEPVREGDAWRVRVGGVLHPWDDGRAKSFEQKLAAPDLEDTFSQPYTPGPIAPVTRENEDPGRIRFDPLFRATYGDSPERVDLVDLDILGQRLRVHRRVAPAFQRVAARLERLVAETPALRAFLTPLGGTFVWRNIARTQRLSAHAYGVSLDVNVERSDYWAWAPAGAPVRWKNRIPPAIVEAFEAEGFIWGGRWYHFDTMHFEYRPELLDAACREGAQGV; encoded by the coding sequence TTGTTCTCAGGCCTCGCCGGGTGGGTGCTGCTGCCGTGGGCCGCGCTGTCCCGTGCCGAAGACGCCGCGCCGCCGCGCGCGCTGGCGTGTCTGTCCCGCTGGTATGCCGTGGAGCCCGTGCGCGAGGGGGACGCGTGGCGGGTGCGCGTGGGCGGCGTGCTCCACCCCTGGGACGATGGGCGCGCGAAGTCCTTCGAGCAGAAGCTGGCGGCGCCGGACCTGGAGGACACCTTCTCCCAGCCCTACACGCCCGGCCCCATCGCCCCGGTGACGCGCGAGAACGAGGACCCGGGCCGCATCCGCTTCGATCCGCTCTTTCGCGCCACGTATGGCGACTCGCCCGAGCGCGTGGACCTGGTGGACCTCGACATCCTGGGCCAGCGCCTGCGCGTGCACCGCCGGGTGGCGCCCGCCTTCCAGCGCGTGGCGGCGCGGCTGGAGCGGCTCGTGGCCGAGACGCCCGCGCTGCGCGCCTTCCTCACGCCCCTGGGCGGCACGTTCGTCTGGCGCAACATCGCCCGCACCCAACGCCTGAGCGCGCACGCCTACGGGGTGTCCCTGGACGTGAACGTGGAGCGCTCGGACTACTGGGCCTGGGCCCCCGCGGGCGCGCCCGTGCGGTGGAAGAACCGCATCCCCCCGGCCATCGTGGAGGCCTTCGAGGCCGAGGGGTTCATCTGGGGCGGGCGCTGGTACCACTTCGACACGATGCACTTCGAGTACCGGCCCGAGCTGCTCGACGCCGCGTGCCGCGAGGGCGCTCAGGGCGTGTAG
- a CDS encoding Kelch repeat-containing protein — MNKTVRLSIVLASILPLASGCGAPETVPEAGAALGTSLGTHMGAVGTQTSTWTEGATLNTPREHHTLTLLTSGLVLAAGGTPQGGGGLRSAELYDPYSNTWKATGSLNEPRSGARAVRLASGKVLVVGGANSDGPGVRSTEVYDPETGTWSTTGALNTGRAQFTLTLLDSGKVLATGGMIQGGGFTNTAEVYDPETGTWSYTAPLSTGGFFQASARLYSGEVLVTGYIGGTPNTEVYNPATHSWRTVASIPGARAFQSAVRLYSGHVLVTGGGDGQGNTAATFLYDPFNDVWTRGPDMNRARGQDHFLTLLYSGKVLAASEGTAEVYDPDTHTWTLESTGPQGSTSPIGALLHTGQVLFANTRTALYTP, encoded by the coding sequence ATGAACAAGACGGTCCGGTTGTCGATCGTGCTCGCGAGCATTCTTCCCCTGGCCAGTGGGTGTGGCGCGCCGGAGACGGTTCCGGAGGCGGGCGCCGCGCTGGGCACCTCGCTGGGCACCCACATGGGCGCGGTGGGCACCCAGACCTCCACGTGGACGGAGGGCGCGACGCTGAACACGCCGCGCGAGCACCACACGCTCACCCTGCTCACCTCGGGGCTGGTGCTGGCGGCGGGTGGCACCCCGCAGGGCGGTGGCGGGCTGCGCAGCGCGGAGCTGTATGACCCGTACTCCAACACGTGGAAGGCCACGGGCTCGCTCAACGAGCCCCGGAGCGGCGCGCGGGCGGTGCGGCTCGCCTCGGGCAAGGTGCTCGTGGTGGGCGGCGCCAACAGCGACGGGCCCGGCGTGCGGAGCACGGAGGTGTACGACCCGGAGACGGGCACCTGGAGCACGACGGGCGCGCTCAACACGGGCCGCGCCCAGTTCACCCTGACACTGCTGGACTCCGGCAAGGTGCTCGCCACCGGGGGCATGATCCAGGGCGGTGGCTTCACCAACACGGCCGAGGTGTACGACCCGGAGACGGGCACGTGGAGCTACACGGCCCCCCTGAGCACCGGCGGCTTCTTCCAGGCGTCGGCCCGGCTCTACTCGGGCGAGGTGCTGGTGACGGGCTACATCGGCGGCACGCCCAACACCGAGGTGTACAACCCGGCCACCCACTCCTGGCGCACCGTGGCGAGCATCCCCGGCGCGCGCGCCTTCCAGTCGGCGGTGCGGCTGTACTCGGGCCACGTGCTCGTCACCGGAGGCGGGGACGGCCAGGGCAACACCGCCGCCACGTTCCTGTACGATCCGTTCAACGACGTCTGGACGCGCGGGCCGGACATGAACCGGGCCCGGGGCCAGGACCACTTCCTGACGCTGCTCTACTCGGGCAAGGTGCTGGCGGCCAGCGAGGGCACCGCCGAGGTGTACGACCCCGACACCCACACCTGGACGCTGGAGTCCACGGGCCCCCAGGGCAGCACCTCCCCCATCGGCGCCCTGCTGCACACCGGCCAGGTGCTGTTCGCCAACACGCGCACCGCGCTCTACACGCCCTGA
- a CDS encoding glutathione S-transferase family protein, producing MSSELVFYHNPQSRAQMVHWMLHEVGAPFRVVRLDFEKGEHKRPEFLAINPMGKLPTITHGGTPITETAAIITYLADAFPEAGLAPAATDPRRGTYLRWLFFGAGCFEPALIDTMFKRPPVERKGALGYGSYEDVIGAFKKMLTPGPYILGEQFSAADVYVGAQLIWATSFGAPGMKESPISEYVARLTARPAYKRAAIADGRVPPDKA from the coding sequence ATGAGCAGCGAACTCGTTTTCTACCACAACCCCCAGTCGCGGGCGCAGATGGTCCATTGGATGCTGCACGAGGTGGGCGCGCCGTTCCGCGTCGTGCGCCTCGACTTCGAGAAGGGCGAGCACAAGCGCCCCGAGTTCCTGGCCATCAACCCCATGGGCAAGCTGCCGACCATCACCCACGGCGGCACCCCCATCACCGAGACGGCGGCCATCATCACCTACCTGGCCGATGCCTTCCCCGAGGCGGGCCTGGCGCCGGCGGCCACGGATCCGCGCCGGGGCACCTATCTGCGCTGGCTCTTCTTCGGCGCGGGCTGTTTCGAGCCCGCGCTGATCGACACCATGTTCAAGCGCCCCCCGGTGGAGCGCAAGGGCGCGCTGGGCTACGGCTCCTACGAGGACGTGATCGGCGCGTTCAAGAAGATGCTCACGCCCGGGCCCTACATCCTCGGCGAGCAGTTCAGCGCGGCGGACGTGTACGTGGGCGCGCAGCTCATCTGGGCCACGTCGTTCGGCGCGCCGGGCATGAAGGAGTCGCCCATCTCCGAGTACGTGGCCCGGCTCACGGCCCGCCCCGCCTACAAGCGCGCGGCGATCGCCGACGGCCGCGTTCCGCCCGACAAGGCCTGA
- a CDS encoding serine hydrolase domain-containing protein translates to MRRRGVERMGRREVLRGAGALGVAALTGCGRGTRGDASSAFSRAGLERLRSAMTSLVARGELPGAVTLLARGDELHVDAVGTHAFGSTTPMRRDTLFRIASMSKPIAGAATLLLVEEGTLRLDEPVDRLLPELANRRVLKRPDGPLDDTEPAKRPILVSDLLTLRLGTGALMAPGDYPIVQAMNAKGVGVGPELPQAPNADAWLAALGSLPLIHQPGEVWMYDTGITVLGALLERASGQPLETFLRERLFAPLGMKDTGFSVPADKLDRLPTTYFRNPETKEFIVFDPPGEDSRFSKAPGFPSAAGGLVSTAEDYLAFARMMLRRGDTPGGRILSERSVARMTTDHVTPEQKARSPFSPGFWDTHGWGYAVSIIKRHEPGDPRGFGWDGGYGTSCYWDPETGLIGVLLTQRTMDSPTAPAAFVDFWRAAYEALTG, encoded by the coding sequence ATGCGACGTCGCGGCGTGGAGCGGATGGGGCGGCGCGAGGTGCTCAGGGGCGCGGGTGCGCTCGGGGTGGCGGCGCTGACGGGCTGTGGCCGGGGCACGCGGGGTGACGCGTCCTCGGCGTTCTCCCGCGCGGGGCTCGAGCGCCTGCGCTCGGCCATGACGTCCCTCGTGGCGCGTGGAGAACTGCCGGGCGCGGTGACGCTGCTCGCCCGGGGGGATGAGCTGCACGTGGACGCGGTGGGCACCCATGCCTTCGGGAGCACGACGCCCATGCGGCGCGACACGCTCTTCCGCATCGCCTCCATGAGCAAGCCCATCGCGGGCGCCGCCACCCTGCTGCTCGTGGAGGAGGGCACACTGCGCCTCGACGAGCCCGTGGATCGGCTGTTGCCCGAGCTCGCGAACCGCCGCGTGCTCAAGCGACCCGATGGCCCGCTCGATGACACCGAGCCCGCGAAGCGCCCCATCCTCGTGAGTGACCTGCTGACGCTGCGGCTGGGCACGGGCGCCCTCATGGCCCCGGGTGACTATCCCATCGTCCAGGCGATGAACGCGAAGGGCGTGGGCGTGGGCCCCGAATTGCCCCAGGCCCCCAACGCCGACGCGTGGCTCGCGGCCCTGGGCTCGCTGCCGCTCATCCATCAGCCGGGCGAGGTCTGGATGTATGACACCGGCATCACCGTGCTGGGCGCCCTGCTGGAGCGGGCCTCGGGCCAGCCCCTGGAGACGTTCCTGCGCGAGCGCCTCTTCGCGCCCCTGGGCATGAAGGACACGGGCTTCAGCGTGCCCGCGGACAAGCTGGACCGGCTGCCCACCACCTACTTCCGCAACCCCGAGACGAAGGAGTTCATCGTCTTCGACCCGCCCGGCGAGGACAGCCGCTTCAGCAAGGCCCCGGGGTTCCCCTCGGCCGCCGGAGGCCTCGTCTCCACGGCGGAGGACTACCTGGCCTTCGCGCGGATGATGCTCCGGCGGGGCGATACGCCGGGCGGACGCATCCTCTCCGAGCGCTCGGTGGCGCGGATGACCACCGACCACGTCACGCCCGAGCAGAAGGCGCGCTCGCCGTTCAGCCCGGGCTTCTGGGACACGCACGGCTGGGGCTACGCCGTGTCCATCATCAAGCGGCACGAGCCGGGAGACCCCCGGGGCTTCGGCTGGGATGGCGGCTATGGCACGAGCTGCTACTGGGACCCCGAGACGGGGCTCATCGGCGTGTTGCTCACGCAGCGGACCATGGACTCGCCCACCGCGCCCGCGGCGTTCGTGGACTTCTGGCGCGCGGCCTACGAGGCGCTGACGGGCTAG